CTTTGTAGATTACTGtgacatgcaaaggctttaccacactgattacattcatagggcttttcTCCAGTATGGATTCTTTTATGACTTTGTAGATTACTGTGATAtgtaaaggctttaccacactgattacattcatagggtttctctccagtatgggttcTTTCATGACGTTGAAGATTACTGTGATAAAGAAAGGCTTttccacactgattacattcatagggtttttctccagtatgggTTCTTTTATGACTTTGTAGATGACTGTgctgtgcaaaggctttaccacactgattagatgcatagggtttctctccagtatgggttcTTTCATGACTTTGTAGATTACTGTGACATGTAAAgactttaccacactgattacattcatagggtttctctccagtatgtgttctttcataactttgaagatgactgtgataacaaaaggctttaccacactgattacattcatagagCTTTtgtccagtatgtgttcttttatgccaTTGAAGATTACTGTGACGTGCAAAGgttttaccacactgattacattcatagggtttctctccagtgtatGTTTTTTTATGCGTTTGAAGATGACAGTGAtgtgaaaaggctttaccacactcaTTTCCTTCATAGGGTTTCAATCTAGTATGTGTTTTTTCATGCCTGTGAAGATGACTAGCACATGCAAAGGCTTCAACACATTGAGTATATACAAaagttttctctccattttgacTTTTTTCATGCCTGCAATGAAAATGGTACATGTGAAAGCATTACTACATTTAATacattgttgaatatttttatctgtaaaaATTAGTTTTACAATTTAGTcctattttaaagaggaaatttatGTTAAGGTTTTATCACCATGTTTACAATcttgtttttccctttcattaaggcttgctttttatctttgaagaaaactgatgaCAGCCTTTATTACATGGTTCACATTTACagaatctttttttctgtatgagaatttttatatattgaagaGAACTGAAAAAACTCAGAGGTTTAAAACTCTTATTGCATTCATAAAGTTTCCTATACTGTGAGTGATACTACATTTGCTAAGTGAACTAGGACAAACAGCAATATTTATATAGTCCTAGGACCCATGGTGCATTTCTGAAATGTCAGTTTGTTAGTATATTAATAATGAGGctagaggccgggcgatggtggcgcacNNNNNNNNNNNNNNNNNNNNNNNNNNNNNNNNNNNNNNNNNNNNNNNNNNNNNNNNNNNNNNNNNNNNNNNNNNNNNNNNNNNNNNNNNNNNNNNNNNNNNNNNNNNNNNNNNNNNNNNNNNNNNNNNNNNNNNNNNNNNNNNNNNNNNNNNNNNNNNNNNNNNNNNNNNNNNNNNNNNNNNNNNNNNNNNNNNNNNNNNNNNNNNNNNNNNNNNNNNNNNNNNNNNNNNNNNNNNNNNNNNNNNNNNNNNNNNNNNNNNNNNNNNNNNNNNNNNNNNNNNNNNNNNNNNNNNNNNNNNNNNNNNNNNNNNNNNNNNNNNNNNNNNNNNNNNNNNNNNNNNNNNNNNNNNNNNNNNNNNNNNNNNNNNNNNNNNNNNNNNNNNNNNNNNNNNNNNNNNNNNNNNNNNNNNNNNNNNNNNNNNNNNNNNNNNNNNNNNNNNNNNNNNNNNNNNNNNNNNNNNNNNNNNNNNNNNNNNNNNNNNNNNNNNNNNNNNNNNNNNNNNNNNNNNNNNNNNNNNNNNNNNNNNNNNNNNNNNNNNNNNNNNNNNNNNNNNNNNNNNNNNNNNNNNNNNNNNNNNNNNNNNNNNNNNNNNNNNNNNNNNNNNNNNNNNNNNNNNNNNNNNNNNNNNNNNNNNNNNNNNNNNNNNNNNNNNNNNNNNNNNNNNNNNNNNNNNNNNNNNNNNNNNNNNNNNNNNNNNNNNNNNNNNNNNNNNNNNNNNNNNNNNNNNNNNNNNNNNNNNNNNNNNNNNNNNNNNNNNNNNNNNNNNNNNNNNNNNNNNNNNNNNNNNNNNNNNNNNNNNNNNNNNNNNNNNNNNNNNNNNNNNNNNNNNNNNNNNNNNNNNNNNNNNNNNNNNNNNNNNNNNNNNNNNNNNNNNNNNNNNNNNNNNNNNNNNNNNNNNNNNNNNNNNNNNNNNNNNNNNNNNNNNNNNNNNNNNNNNNNNNNNNNNNNNNNNNNNNNNNNNNNNNNNNNNNNNNNNNNNNNNNNNNNNNNNNNNNNNNNNNNNNNNNNNNNNNNNNNNNNNNNNNNNNNcattctgttctgtctactccacccacctatgttctgacctatcaggccaagcagtttctttattaattaaccaatgaaagcaacagatagacatatgaccttcccatatcactgttgtttttgtttaaaatgtatagGATACATTACAAATTCTTCAGAGGTACATTTGTATCAGCTTATACATGAAAATTACCTTTCATGTCTTCTAGAACTTTGACAATGTTCTTCAATATTATGGTCTTCCCAACTGTATCCTAAAATATAATCCCAaaaaatgtatgttatatattaaaaattgtaaaaaaaattacttaccATTTGAAGCAAACCTTACAACCATGCCTGATTATTTACCCCATTCTTCTttctcaatcatattacaaaggAGCATCATTAACCAATGAACAGTTTTCCCCTTATTTGAAACATGAAAGATAATTTAGTCTTACCTATAGTAGTGAGGTTTctgtaggtctccagcatcacatctttgtagagattcTTCTGGGAAGGATCCAGCAAAGTCCATTCTTCCAAAGTAAAGTCGATATGcacatcatcataggtcactgcaTTCTAAAATATCCCATACATGTGTACAACAGAAAGCATGATCTTGACAACACTGTAAATGTATACTTCTTTGACAGTATAGTCATATAATTCTGGTGCTCCCCATACTTATTCCATGACATCATAATTTAATCACCAAGTCACATTAGAAGCAAACTGAATCCAAAGTTCACCATTGTCGTTTCTGAACCCTATGAATGGGACCTTGCAAGAGAAATGCCTACTAACCAACAATAAAAGATAGGTAAACAGATCAACAGTACAGAGTACAGATAAGAGAAATTGTATGAAGGATTGATTCCTAactacaaaaaaggaaaataagatgaaaaagcTGGATGCACTGCACTGAACCATGACTCTAATCCttgtactcagaaggcagaagcatgtATATCTATCTTCCTCTGAGTTGAATACCAGCCTAGTCCATGCAATCACTTTTAGAACAGCCAGAAATACATGTTAATTACCTGTTTCACAtgaaaaaatcaatcaaacatgATAGCTAGAAATAACTCATAGGTTTTTGCTGAAGTTTCCACAAACACTTATGCACATTCATTTCAACTCTTTATTCATCTACCAGAACCTGAAGTGCCCCAATTTAAACTGCAACATAAATAAGATTTGACTAAAAggcactgtgtgtttaaaaagttacaaatggacaaatgaaaacaatagcaatTAATATGCTGATTACAAATAATCAACATagagcaggaaagatggctcaacagtaaaGAGTCCTCCTGGTCTTACATATAGTTGGTTTCAAGGACTTACATGGGAGATCATAACTATCCATGATTCCAAGTTCAGGGTTTCTAATACCATCTTTTGATCAATGTAAGGACCAGGCActcacatggtacatatacatgcatatagggaaaatactctttttaaaataaaaattcaaaacaaataaaacaagcatgAAGAAGGTTAAGCACCTGCAATCCAATGactcagaaggcacaggcagTATTAATGTCATGAATACTTGCCATCCTGGGAAACATAATGATACCCtctgtcaaattttaaaattcaagatatgAGTGAAGCTCAGTACAATAGCATATGCTTGATAGGAACAAAACCATCATACAacgatataaaaagaaaaaagccagaaatactggcccacctttcatcccagcacttgggagtcagagtcagaggatctctgagtttgaagacagcctggtatatatatatataaagagagagctacattcaggacagctagggctacacagacaaaccttgtcatcaaaaataaacaaacaaaaatgaaaacagtaggTTACTAAACCAGCTTAGCACCAAACAGCAGTTAATTCTACTGAATCTTATATGACTTAGTGATAGAGTTTATGATGGTGGGAAGTTAtgacagcaaaagaagaaaggtgaCTGATTAGTTTCAAACACAGTAGGCacaaagaacaggaaatgggTTGAGGCTAAAGAAACTCATAttataggattcccctctgtatgctgttgattatcattggttaataaagaaactgctttgggcctatagcagagctataggacagaacttaggtaggtagcgaaaactaaactgaatgctggaaggaagaaggcggagtcagagagaagtcatgtagctctgctggagacagacgctaagaactttacctggtaagccacagccacatggcgatactcagattaatagaaattggttatgttaatatgtaagagttagccaataagaagctagagctaatggtttaagcagttatttaattaatatagttcctgtgtgatattttggggctgagcagttggaaacaaacaaacagccctccTTACTATATCATATCACATCACCAATGAGAAATTACATCCAGAAAGGCTCCTTCTACTAATGGTTTCACAAGCAATCAAATGAAAGTTACCAAGAAGAGGCGCATGTTAAAATATATCCTCCTCTCTGAGAGGTTTTTCATTCACTCAATTACATCTTGACCTGGGTTACTATAGGCTCATGGTGATccatgaagaaaattaatttactCACTTCAATGATACTCATAGTCTGCAATAGCCTCTACACTGTTCAActgttcaaagtctcttctgaagcTCAAGACAATCACCTGACAATGACTttttgacagagatttctgtcccacttggtcccacaatcattcagtcccaaagaaacacacaaaggtctacattcattataaactggttggcctattagctcaggcttcttattaactaattcttacatcttaacgtTAGTACAtacttcttgtctgtgttagccacatggtttggtaccttttatgagtgaggcattctcatcttgtttcctctgaatCTGGGTAATGACTGCTtagaacctttcctcttcccagaattctcctattctggttatcccacctatccttcctgcctggttactggtcaatcagtaaaccaacacaagtgacaaatctttacaaggtacaagaccattgtcacaCAATAAGTAACATCttataaaaaatcagaaaataagttCCAtctttccaacatacaatggtaGAGAATACCATTCACACTTCAAAATAGAGAAATGGAGGCATAGTGAGAGAAGATTGAACCAAGGCAAGACTGAAGAACAGCAGGACAAACATCAAATCCTGTAGCTCTTTCTTAGATGGACAAGGCTTCAGTTTCAGAGGGCTTAGATGGCCCTATCCCTGCATCTTCTCATACATCTCTCTTTTGGTACTTCCACTCCCTATATTCAGTTAGTTCTCCATAGAAGATGTCTTATAGTTTAGGCATCTCTATATCTTGTGGTATCAAAATACaaccctggctgttgtggaatattattgtaagatgtgttatatttgtttatgttgtgaaacAATTGTTTCAATGATAGaaatatgtgttacattcttttatgttgcatttgtttaattctgtgaagctgtgatactggGACAGTCTAAAATACCTGTTTGGCCTAATGAACAGTCAGTAGCTTGGTAGGAAAGTATAAgaagggttggcaggcagagagaataaatggcaGGAGAGATtttggagggaaaagggaaggatgacaaagaaaaggagagaaaagcatgggccagccactcagctacacagcaagccacagagtaagaagtaaaaaaaaaatgtatacagaatagagaaagataaaagcaaaaggtagatgggacaattagttaaaaaaaaaaaagctggctagaaacaagacaaCCTAAGACCAggaatttataagaaataataagcctcagtgtatgtcatttttttaagagctgggtggcaggcccccaaaagagtaaaaacaacaacaacaggctTCATCCTCACAGCTTCTTGAAATGAATTCTCACAATCTCTTCACTGGGTTTCTGACTCTGCCAAACATGGAAGCCAGTAACAATGCTGAGTTGTAACCACAAACTAAGAACCCATTACCTTAAATTttgattctttcttatttccagGACCAGCACATGATGAGAGCCTGAAAAGTTTAACTTCTTAATTGACAGACACTAACACACTTGGACCACAGGCATAGCAGGTTTTGTATGAAGTTGCTTCCTAGGACTAGGAATCACTTTGCTTACTCCCTATATAAATTGAAGGTTTATGTGGATGGAGTGTCACTCCTGGAGCACCTTGCTAGACTTCCATTCCATAGCAAGGGCCTTCTCTATAATACTAATAAACTCCTTTAAAATTCCCGCTTCTTCCAGTAATTGGCTGCCACCTGAaactaactttttattttcatttatttcagccccaaatgttttctttttactgtagACCTGAACGAATCATCAGGAATAACCATCCAATAGATCCAATATTTCATTTAAGGAATCaacccattattttttaattgtgcttTACTAAATTTCAAGATCataggcagaaaaagaaagatttttggagccaaaatatcacataaatgACCTCAACTTAATCTGCTATGGAGTCTATCATTTCCAATTGAAATCTTATAATCTCAATCCCTTGTAGGAGGATGGGCTtgttgtcccagctgcccagctagcttatgcctgaaataatcacacagaaattgtattaattaaatcactgcctggcccattatctctagcctctcattggctaaccctcacatcttgatttaacccatttctattaatctgtgttttgccacatgacaatggcttaccaggaaagattcaccatgtctgactctagtggctccatggtggttccctgactctgctttcttcctcccacaattcagttctgtcttctctacctacctaagttctaacctatcaagggcccaaagcagtttctttattaaccaatgaaagcaacacaaagacaaaaggacctcctacaccaatctcTACTTTCTCGCATTCCTCTTAACATTTCCATCTTCCTGGTCCTTCAAGAACAGCCAATTTAGTTCTGTGTActactttctatattttttgcCACCTAAAGTCTAGAAATCTTCTACTCTCTTTCAAAAGACATCATTCCCAGGTTCTGCCTAGTAACAATATTACTTTAGGTTTTCCATTTTTTGTTCTAACTTGCATTTATGTTGCTCTGATTAAATCCTCTAACCAAAAGCAGCTCAGACAACAAGTGGGGTAATTTGACTTCATCATTTTCAGAGTTTAGGACAGAAAATCAAGATAATAATGGTTGACAGTAAAAATCCATGAACAAAGATTGTTTCCTGGTTTTTCCTCTTGCCTAGTCACTGTCTCACTCATGCTAAGATAGCTACCTTTTGTAGCCCAAGCCCATTTTCTTAGGGATATTGCCATCCTCAGTAGAggagccttcccacatcaatcatcaacacAATCTCTCCCAGATACAGCCGTCTATGGCTCTTATGAACAAAGCCACTATGTACATAGTTGAGTAAATagtaaatgtccttgtggtaggatcttttgggtatatgtccaagagtggtacagctgagtcttgaggtagaatgGCTCACAATTTCCTGAAGACTGAATGTTGATTTCCACACTGGCTATACAAATTTGCACTTGCAATAACAATGGATTCCCTTGCTACATGTCCTTGCCAGCATtagctgtcacttgtattatgGATCTTAAcaattctaacaggtgtaagatgaaatctcaaactGGTTTTGATAttaatttccctgatggctaaagatgttgaacatgtcttcaagtgtttctcagtcactttagattcttttattgagaattctgtttagaggTGTTTCACATTATAATTTGAtcatttggtttgttgttgtctagtttcttgaagtCTTTAATATCCtaggagaagaaacccagaatCACATAGAAAAATATGGTATTTACTCACTTAAAGGTGGACATTAGCAGTTAAGTAAAGTATAATCACAGTAATCACAGTTAATCACAGTACAATCCATAGacacagagaggctaagtaacaagaacAGCTCTAGGGaagatgcatggatctccctggtaAGCAGAAATAGAATAGATCCTGTGGGTATACTGGAGGCAGGTGGGGAAGGGATGAGGAAGGATTAGGTGAGCGAGGAAGGGACAAATggggagaagacagggagagatgactggaacaTGGGAGCTTTTAACAGGGGATGTGGAAACTTTCTGAAAACTATAAAGGTGatcctagtgaggactcctagtaatcaAGAATATGGAGGCTGAActagccatctcctgtaaccacaTAAAGCTCCCAGTGTGACTGggacaccaagccagccacaaaacaTTCAATCTACACTTGTACTACTTGCAAGATATGCTGGGGCACTAGTGACTCAGAGCTTTCTTAGTGGCCAATAAATGACTGCTCTAACTTGAAGCTCATGGGATGAGAGGAAGCCCATAACTGACACTGCctagatggccaggaaccagaacTTGAATGGCTCAGAGAACAGGGGTAGAACCAAATACAGCTGaccaagaaaaatataaataaagtgatTCATAACTATTTCCTGCTATAATCATAGGTTGATCCTTGGCCTACTTGTTACTAAAGAGGCTTCTTCCAGGGGCTGATGGAAGCCCATACAGAGAGCCCTACCCAAACATTAGTTTGAGCTCTAGGAATCTTAAAGAAGGGGGGTTGTGAGTATTGCAGCATTGAGTGGTTGAGGAAAtgaggagaacatggcccacaaaACCAAGTAGTGGCTCAAAGAAACTGATGTAGCAATCACAGAGTCTTCATGGCTCTGTGCCAGGTTCTCTGCATACATGCCATGGTTGTTTAGTTTGGGGTGTTTGTAAAACTCCTAACTGTAGGAGTAATGGTGTCTCTGACTGTTTTGTCTGTTCTTTGTACCCTTTCCCTTCTATTGCATTGCCTTATCTAGCCTTTAAATAAGTTTGTGCCTAGTCTNNNNNNNNNNNNNNNNNNNNNNNNNNNNNNNNNNNNNNNNNNNNNNNNNNNNNNNNNNNNNNNNNNNNNNNNNNNNNNNNNNNNNNNNNNNNNNNNNNNNNNNNNNNNNNNNNNNNNNNNNNNNNNNNNNNNNNNNNNNNNNNNNNNNNNNNNNNNNNNNNNNNNNNNNNNNNNNNNNNNNNNNNNNNNNNNNNNNNNNNNNNNNNNNNNNNNNNNNNNNNNNNNNNNNNNNNNNNNNNNNNNNNNNNNNNNNNNNNNNNNNNNNNNNNNNNNNNNNNNNNNNNNNNNNNNNNNNNNNNNNNNNNNNNNNNNNNNNNNNNNNNNNNNNNNNNNNNNNNNNNNNNNNNNNNNNNNNNNNNNNNNNNNNNNNNNNNNNNNNNNNNNNNNNNNNNNNNNNNNNNNNNNNNNNNNNNNNNNNNNNNNNNNNNNNNNNNNNNNNNNNNNNNNNNNNNNNNNNNNNNNNNNNNNNNNNNNNNNNNNNNNNNNNNNNNNNNNNNNNNNNNNNNNNNNNNNNNNNNNNNNNNNNNNNNNNNNNNNNNNNNNNNNNNNNNNNNNNNNNNNNNNNNNNNNNNNNNNNNNNNNNNNNNNNNNNNNNNNNNNNNNNNNNNNNNNNNNNNNNNNNNNNNNNNNNNNNNNNNNNNNNNNNNNNNNNNNNNNNNNNNNNNNNNNNNNNNNNNNNNNNNNNNNNNNNNNNNNNNNNNNNNNNNNNNNNNNNNNNNNNNNNNNNNNNNNNNNNNNNNNNNNNNNNNNNNNNNNNNNNNNNNNNNNNNNNNNNNNNNNNNNNNNNNNNNNNNNNNNNNNNNNNNNNNNNNNNNNNNNNNNNNNNNCAACTGACCTTCCTCATTCTCTGAGTCTGACCTCAACACTATCCCCAAATTCCCTACCATCTCCACCCTTTTCAGGCCCAAACATGGACAGACACTCCCTGCTGGAGCAAAGCCCACACCACCTGTAAGATTTCCAGCCCCAACTTGGGATGAGAGCCCCTGTTCAGCCATAGGCCACATAAAGAAAAAACCTAGAGAGCaaatagaaaccaagaaacaaaacacccatgcaacAAAGACAAACTGAAAAATTGGTACCTAGACCCACAAATACCTAAAACCCAGATACCTGGACAGcagcataaaaacacaacaacagcCAGAGCAATAAGTCACTACCAGATTCCAGCTATCCTACTACTGCAAGACCTGAATATCCCAACACAATTAAAGCACAATTAAGTTAAGGCCAACTTATAAAGCTGACAGAAGTCCATAAAGAGGAAGTAAACAAATCCgctaaagaaagcagagaaagaataaatgaagtatttattcaatatagaaacagaagagtcattgccaaattccttttatgaagctacagtcactctNNNNNNNNNNNNNNNNNNNNNNNNNNNNNNNNNNNNNNNNNNNNNNNNNNNNNNNNNNNNNNNNNNNNNNNNNNNNNNNNNNNNNNNNNNNNNNNNNNNNNNNNNNNNNNNNNNNNNNNNNNNNNNNNNNNNNNNNNNNNNNNNNNNNNNNNNNNNNNNNNNNNNNNNNNNNNNNNNNNNNNNNNNNNNNNNNNNNNNNNNNNNNNNNNNNNNNNNNNNNNNNNNNNNNNNNNNNNNNNNNNNNNNNNNNNNNNNNNNNNNNNNNNNNNNNNNNNNNNNNNNNNNNNNNNNNNNNNNNNNNNNNNNNNNNNNNNNNNNNNNNNNNNNNNNNNNNNNNNNNNNNNNNNNNNNNNNNNNNNNNNNNNNNNNNNNNNNNNNNNNNNNNNNNNNNNNNNNNNNNNNNNNNNNNNNNNNNNNNNNNNNNNNNNNNNNNNNNNNNNNNNNNNNNNNNNNNNNNNNNNNNNNNNNNNNNNNNNNNNNNNNNNNNNNNNNNNNNNNNNNNNNNNNNNNNNNNNNNNNNNNNNNNNNNNNNNNNNNNNNNNNNNNNNNNNNNNNNNNNNNNNNNNNNNNNNNNNNNNNNNNNNNNNNNNNNNNNNNNNNNNNNNNNNNNNNNNNNNNNNNNNNNNNNNNNNNNNNNNNNNNNNNNNNNNNNNNNNNNNNNNNNNNNNNNNNNNNNNNNNNNNNNNNNNNNNNNNNNNNNNNNNNNNNNNNNNNNNNNNNNNNNNNNNNNNNNNNNNNNNNNNNNNNNNNNNNNNNNNNNNNNNNNNNNNNNNNNNNNNNNNNNNNNNNNNNNNNNNNNNNNNNNNNNNNNNNNNNNNNNNNNNNNNNNNNNNNNNNNNNNNNNNNNNNNNNNNNNNNNNNNNNNNNNNNNNNNNNNNNNNNNNNNNNNNNNNNNNNNNNNNNNNNNNNNNNNN
The DNA window shown above is from Microtus ochrogaster isolate Prairie Vole_2 unplaced genomic scaffold, MicOch1.0 UNK72, whole genome shotgun sequence and carries:
- the LOC101986442 gene encoding zinc finger protein 120-like, whose amino-acid sequence is MSWLFSFPKLSAQLPAAAITLQPPNRCRQLLFKANPSACGRKGPAPLLTGRSPGKPDWLNAVTYDDVHIDFTLEEWTLLDPSQKNLYKDVMLETYRNLTTIGYSWEDHNIEEHCQSSRRHERHEKSQNGEKTFVYTQCVEAFACASHLHRHEKTHTRLKPYEGNECGKAFSHHCHLQTHKKTYTGEKPYECNQCGKTFARHSNLQWHKRTHTGQKLYECNQCGKAFCYHSHLQSYERTHTGEKPYECNQCGKVFTCHSNLQSHERTHTGEKPYASNQCGKAFAQHSHLQSHKRTHTGEKPYECNQCGKAFLYHSNLQRHERTHTGEKPYECNQCGKAFTYHSNLQSHKRIHTGEKPYECNQCGKAFACHSN